The proteins below come from a single Paraburkholderia flagellata genomic window:
- a CDS encoding fructose bisphosphate aldolase yields the protein MANEQMLAQMREKPGFIAALDQSGGSTPGALRQYGIPEGAYSGDAEMFHLMHEMRVRIISAPAFSGEKVIGAILFEATMDGQAQGKPVPAFLWNDRGVVPFLKVDKGLEAEADGVRLMKPIPGLDALLERAVKAGIFGTKMRSVIEHASPSGIASIAAQQFAFGAQISAHGLVPILEPEVSIKAPDKAKAEKLLRDELLKGLDALPAAQNVMIKLTIPDTPDFYLPLIEHPRVVRVVALSGGYSRTDACARLAKNHRMIASFSRALINDLTKSMSDAEFDAALAASIDEIWKASVQKA from the coding sequence ATGGCAAACGAGCAAATGCTTGCGCAGATGCGCGAAAAACCGGGCTTCATCGCCGCGCTGGACCAGAGTGGCGGCTCGACCCCTGGCGCGCTGCGCCAGTACGGCATCCCCGAAGGCGCATATAGCGGCGACGCCGAAATGTTCCATCTGATGCATGAAATGCGCGTGCGCATCATCAGTGCGCCCGCGTTCTCTGGCGAGAAGGTGATTGGCGCGATCCTCTTCGAAGCGACCATGGATGGCCAGGCGCAAGGCAAGCCCGTGCCCGCCTTCCTTTGGAACGATCGTGGCGTCGTGCCCTTCCTAAAGGTCGACAAGGGGCTGGAGGCCGAGGCCGACGGCGTGCGTCTCATGAAGCCGATCCCAGGCCTCGACGCCCTGCTCGAACGCGCGGTGAAAGCCGGCATTTTCGGCACCAAGATGCGTTCCGTGATCGAGCATGCCTCACCTTCGGGCATCGCTTCGATCGCCGCGCAGCAGTTCGCATTCGGTGCGCAGATATCCGCGCACGGACTTGTGCCAATTCTCGAGCCCGAAGTCTCGATCAAGGCGCCCGACAAGGCAAAGGCCGAGAAGCTCCTGCGCGACGAACTGCTCAAGGGTCTCGACGCGCTGCCGGCCGCCCAGAACGTGATGATCAAGCTCACGATTCCCGATACGCCCGACTTCTATCTGCCGCTCATCGAACATCCGCGCGTGGTGCGCGTCGTGGCGCTCTCCGGCGGCTACTCGCGCACCGACGCGTGTGCGCGTCTCGCGAAGAACCATCGAATGATTGCAAGCTTTTCGCGCGCGCTCATCAACGACCTCACGAAGTCGATGAGCGACGCCGAGTTCGATGCCGCGCTCGCCGCGAGCATCGACGAAATCTGGAAGGCTTCCGTGCAGAAGGCCTGA